Part of the Tenacibaculum sp. SZ-18 genome, TGACTACACTAATTGTTTAAAATTTATATGAACATCTCGTCTTTTCTTCTAAAAGTTTTAAACTCTATGTAATACCCGTTTGGATCTTGAACTATAAAGGTATTTTGCTCTCCATTTTTGTCTTCAAAAAATGTTTTTTTCACCACGGTATCAAACATCCATTGACTGTTAATTCTATCATAAGTGTTTTCCCATTCATCACTTTCTAATATTACTCCAAAGTGAAAAGATGGTAACTCTTCATCATCTAATGAATAAAAGGGAAACTGAAAATCAAAATTTTCAGTAAGAACAAAAGTTAATTGATGCCCGAATAAATTAATATCTACCCAATTCTTAGTTTTTCTTCCGATTACTGACTCTAATTGATTTTTGTAATAATTAATTGTCTCTTCGATGTTTTTACAAGGAAGTGACACGTGAAAACATGAATTCATACACTATTGTTTTAAGTTTATTTTATGTAAAAACTACAAAGTTTATGACAATAACTTTTAAATAAATTGGGAGCTTAAAACTTCTATTATATTTAGGAGTAAATTCTTAAATAAATTATTATTAACATTTTGGACAAAAAAAGATAAGCAATTAATTTAACATTTACTTGTTGGGAAATAAAAAAGCCTCGGAAAATCCGAAGCTTTATATCTCTAGAAATATATTGAAACAGAATTAGTTTATATCTTGTAATAATACTTCTACTGCTTTTTTCAATTGAGCATCTTCTCCTCTTTCTTTCCATCCTGGAGCATTTTTGATTAAATAATCTGGAACAGCTGGCGCCTCATTCTCCATATTTTTCCCTGAAGCTTTTACAAACCAAGCTCTGAACGGCATGCGAATATATCCGTTTTGTAAACTTTGTCCTCCTGTAGAAATTACAGCACCAAAAGTTGGTTGTCCTACTAACTTACCGAGACCTAAATTTTTAAATGCATGTGAAAATATTTCTGCATTTGAATAACTATTCTCATTACATAACGCAACTACAGGTTTTGTGTTTACCGATAAAATTGCTCTTTCATTGAATGGGTAATTTCCTGTAAACTTTTTATGATCTTTTAAAGATTTTGCAGCTCCTCTTGGAATTGTATAGGCGTGCTGTTTTACATTTAACACAGCCATTAATCTGTCCGTTGTCCAACCTCCACCATTATATCTTACGTCAATTACAATACCTTTTTTACCGTAACCGCTTGCTTTTAATTCTCTTTCAAAACGCTCAAAACTCGGCATACTCATTCCTCTAATATGGATATAACCTAATTGTCCGTTTGAATATTTTTCTACAAGCTTTTTTCTTGATTCAATCCACTCTTCATACTGTAAAGTGTTTAAAGTTCTTTGCGGACGTAACACGACTTCTTTCCCAGAGGCTAAAGTCAATAAAATCTCATTATTAATTGTATTCTTTAGTAAGCTATAGAAATTTGTTTTCGAATCAATTTTTGTTCCGTTAACAGAAGTAATTACATCTCCAACGTTTAATTTACTTTTAATTTTATCAGCAACTGAATTAGAAAGTACGTATTCAACTTTAACTCCATTACTTACATTTTTAACCTCTAAACCGAGTAAACCAATTTTCTCACTTTCATTTCTTGGAGCAAAACCTCTATACCCCATGTGACTTGCATTTAGCTGACCTAATAACAAATTAAACATGTAAGTATAATCTTCATGCGTAGTGGCAGCTAAAACCCAAGGCTTGTATTTTTTTACTAGTGATTTCCAATCGTATCCATGGAAATTTGGATCATAAAACCCTGCAGTTAACGCACGAATTCCTTCATCAAATATTTGTTCTCTTTCTTTCAGAACATTTTTCTTTACAATTGCAGTATGAGGTAATGAAGTTATTTTATCAGATTTTGTATTCAGTTCTTTTAAAACCCCTCTAGAGGTAAAGTATAATTTCCCGTTTTGAAAAGATAAATTAAAGAAACCTGAAGCTCCTTTCACTATTTTTGGGGCAGTTCCATCCCACTTTACTTTATATAAATTTCTTCTTTTTGTAGAAGGATCTGTTGCAGAGAAATAAATATTTTTGCTATCAGCACTAAACGCCATACTGTATTCATTATCTGATAATGATGTTACTTGAACTAATCTTTCATATAATCTGTCCTCATCTATAGTAACAGTTATCTTTTTCTTTGCTGGCTTCTTATCCTTCTTCTTAGCATCCTTTCCTTCTTTTTTGTCTTTTTTAGGTTCTTCAGCTATATAATAATCACCCTGATCTCTATCTGTTTTTGTTTTTTCCCAATCTTCTTTTTGTAACCAAACCATCCAAACATCGTAATTTAAACCACTCCTATTAGATAAGAAAGCTAATTTTTTACCATCTTGACTCCATACAGGACTTGTATCACTTCTTGGATGCATACTAACATTCATCTGCTTCGATTTATCTTTTACGGAATGAATAAATATTTCGCTATCAAAATTCAAATCTTCTAATGAGTATGCGATGTATTCACTATCTGGACTCCAAGATAAACCACTTGCATCTGTCCAACTATCAATAAAAACTTCTCTATTTTCTATTTTACCATCTTTGATATCAGCTACAATTAATTTACCTCTACCAACACCGTAAGCAATCTTCTTTCTATCAGGAGATACAACAAAATAAGCTACATCTTCTTTTTCTTTTGTTAACTTATTGTGCTCTAATTTTAATGATCTTTCTAATCCAACTTTATCATCTGCTGAACGAACGCTATAAATCTGGAAACTTCCATCTTTATCAGATAAGTATATTGCTGTTTTATCATCTAACCAACCTGCACCATTATCTCTATGATAGTCTTTAGTTACATTGTTAGCATGTTTCTTTTCTTTATCGTTATGTTTCACAAACATCTCTCCTGCGATGTTCAAGGCTATTTTCTTACCATTTGGAGAAATTGCAAAGTCATTTGCTCCATTTCTCATAGTAGAAACACTCTCTTCTGCAAAAAGATTATCAGAGATTACATCAATAGATAGTTTAGTTGTTTTTCCATCTTTTAATAAAAATGTTTCAATTCCGCTAGTGTACACAATTGCACCACTTTTACTTACAGAAAACGAACGAACACCATCCACTTTTAAACTGGTTAATTGTTCTGGATTTCCACTTGTGTTTCCATCCGCAGAAACTTTTTGCTTGTAGATATTATATCGTCCACTTTCAGCTCCTAAATAGTATAAATTATTGTTAGAATCCCAAGCTGGATTATGATCATTTTTATTACTCGTTGTAATTTGAATGTAATTTTTTGTTTTTGGATTGAAAATCCAAATATCTCTTTGCGCAGAACCACTGTAATCTTCTCTAGCAACTCTACATGCGCCTTTTACATAAGCGACTAGACCGTTTGGTGCAATGACTGCATCAGATCCATAAGCAGTTAAGAAACGTTCAGGAGTTCCTCCATTTTCGTTTACTTCATAAATTTGTTGATCCCATTCTGGCCCTGCATAGACTCTTTTTGTTGTAAAAACAACGTCTCCTGCCTTTGTCCAATCTGTTGGTGTATTTGATGTTGGATAATACGTTAATTGTTTTGGAATTCCACCTTGAAGTGTCGTTGTAAAAACATTTGTATTTCCTTTTCTATTCGAAGCAAAAGCAAGTTTAGTACCATTTAAATTCCAAATTGGATTACTGTCGTAACCTTTATTTATTGTTAGTCTTTTGGATAATTTTGAGTTGACATTATAAACCCAAATGTCTCCATAATAACTAAAAGCTATTGTACTTGCATCGGGACTTATTTGTGGGTTACGAATTAAATTTTGGGCAATAGACTTATTTAAAATAAGACCTACTACTAAAAGAAGTATACCTTTAAATTTCATTATTTGGTTGATTTTAAGACGAATTTAAAACTTTACTGAGGAGAAATATTTTTTTTAGGGATTTTTTAACAAAAAAATCAATCAACTAACACTTCATCTATAAAATCTAAAAAACTTTTACTCCTCCAATTTGCTGCACCAGATTTATCAATTCTTATATTACCTTCTTTATCTAATACAAATGTTCTTGGTATCGAATTTACAGGAGGTAATTCATTTAATATACTGTTTGATTGATATACAGGAAATTCGTACTCGTTTTCTTTAAAAAACTTTATGATAGCTTCTGAATCCTCAGATGTAATAAAAATAAATGCAACTTTATCTTGGTAATCATTATAAAACTTTTGAACTGAAGGTAATTCTGCTATACATGGCGGACACCAAGTAGCCCAGAAATTTAAGAATACTACCTTTCCCTTGAATTCTGTAAAGTTAATATCATTTGTATTTAATCCTTTTAATTGCCAATTATAATTAAATACACGAGCACTTTTTTCGACCTTCTCTATTGAAGGACTAAATGCCACTTGCCTTATTAACCAAACCTTGCTTGGCTTATATAATAATAATGCTATAGCTAGAACAAAAATTATATTAGATAATGTGATATATTTTTTCAATGTAAATTCCAATTAAATTTCCAAAACTTATGCTTACTTCTTTGTCTTTTAAGTTCGTGAAAACTGACATTAAAATGTTATAAAGTCTAGTTAAAACTTTGTATAATTTCAAGTGTAAAAATGACAGTTTACCGTAAATTAGTTGTACAAACAAAAATGAATATTTAAATTCACGATTATAAAACATGTTCCTATCAAAAAGGGAAAAAAAAAGTAATTCTATTATTATTTATACTGAAAAGTACAAGCTGATTTTCCTCGTTGTTAAATTCAAAGTAATGAGTAACATTCAAAGAGTTCTATTGTAAAATTTGCAAGAACTTTTTTTAAAAAAATAACTTACGGGCACGTAAACCACGGGAGTATCTATTTATTTAAAGAATTTACCAATTCAGAAGAAGTCAAATGAAAATAAGAAAATTATACAAAAGCCTCATTAAATTAATTTAGTGAGGCTTTTATTTATAAAATTCCTAAAATTATTCTCCTTTTATACTTTTAATAAAGCCTGCTGTTCCCTCCACTCCATCTTTGTCTAAACTCTTAATAAAAGCAGATCCGATAATCGCTCCATTTCCATATTCACAAGCTTTTGTAAAAGTTGCATTATCAGAAATACCAAATCCAATAATTAACTTACTTTTTAAGTTCATTGATTTAATTCTTTCGAAATAATCAATTTGCTGTTGAGAAATTTCACCTTTTGCTCCTGTAATTGATGAAGAAGCTACCATGTAAATGAAACCTTCTGTTAACTCATCTATTTTACGAATTCTCTCATCTGGAGTTTTTGGTGTGATTAAGAACACATTCGTAATTCCGTACTTCGCGAATAAAGCTTTATAATGTGTTTCATATTCAACCATTGGTAAATCAGGAATAATCACAGTATCAACGCCACAATCAATTACTTTTTGACAAAAAGCATCTTCTCCGTATTTGATAATTTGGTTTACATATCCCATTAAAACTAATGGTGTTGTATTAATATCTTTTAAAGCTTGAAGTTGTTCGAAAACAACATCTAAATTCATTCCATTTTTTAATGCTACAGAACTACTATGCTGAATTGTTGGTCCATCCGCCAAAGGATCTGAATAAGGTAAACCAACTTCGATAAAATCAACTCCGTTACTACCTAATTGCGAAATAATTCTTTCCGTTCCATTTAAATCTGGAAACCCAGCTGTAAAAAATATAGATAAAAGGTTTTTATCTTTCTTTTGAAATATTTGTTGAATTGAATTCATTGTTTTGTTTCTTGATACATTTTAAGTTTTTGTAAAGCTTGATCTTTCGTTAATTCATTCCCTCCTTCTATGACAAAAACATCTACTGCTGAGCTGTGTCGAATTGCATCAATTAAAGCTCTTTCTTCTACTTGCGACAATCCTTCATTTATCATTTCTATTTGATGTGCTAAAACAATTAAAGAACGTGAAAAAAAACTTCCTAATCTTGGAACTAATTCACTAATTAATGAGCTTAAAAAACGTTCCCCTTCTGTAAAATTTGCAAATAATATTTTCGAATTTGAAAATGGAATAACTGCATTTCTTTCAATAAACAATCCATTATCTAGTCTATATACTTTTATTTTGTCTATATAGAAAAGAATATAGATTGGTATTGGTTTAAAAAATGATAACATAAAATAATAGTTATTCTTCTAAATGCTTTACATAAGTTTGTAAATCTTTGTCTCCTCTACCTGATAAGTTAATCACTATAACTTGATCTGACTGTAATTTCAACTTTGGAAGTACTGCAAAGGCATGAGCAGTTTCTAAAGCTGGAATAATCCCTTCTAATCTAGTTAATTCGAAAGCCGACTGTAATGCTTCTTTATCTGTAGCATTCATGAACGTTGCTCTTTTAGAATCAAACAAAAATGCATGTAAAGGTCCAACTCCAGGATAATCTAATCCAGCAGAAATTGAATATGGCTCAACAATTTGTCCATATTCATCTTGCATTAAAATAGTTTTACTTCCATGAATTACACCTACTTCTCCTAATTGAGATGTTGCAGCACTTTCTCCAGAATCAACACCTAAACCGGCAGCTTCAACAGCAATTAACTCTACTTCTTCATCTTCTAAAT contains:
- the trpA gene encoding tryptophan synthase subunit alpha; protein product: MNSIQQIFQKKDKNLLSIFFTAGFPDLNGTERIISQLGSNGVDFIEVGLPYSDPLADGPTIQHSSSVALKNGMNLDVVFEQLQALKDINTTPLVLMGYVNQIIKYGEDAFCQKVIDCGVDTVIIPDLPMVEYETHYKALFAKYGITNVFLITPKTPDERIRKIDELTEGFIYMVASSSITGAKGEISQQQIDYFERIKSMNLKSKLIIGFGISDNATFTKACEYGNGAIIGSAFIKSLDKDGVEGTAGFIKSIKGE
- a CDS encoding TlpA family protein disulfide reductase → MKKYITLSNIIFVLAIALLLYKPSKVWLIRQVAFSPSIEKVEKSARVFNYNWQLKGLNTNDINFTEFKGKVVFLNFWATWCPPCIAELPSVQKFYNDYQDKVAFIFITSEDSEAIIKFFKENEYEFPVYQSNSILNELPPVNSIPRTFVLDKEGNIRIDKSGAANWRSKSFLDFIDEVLVD
- a CDS encoding VOC family protein, translating into MNSCFHVSLPCKNIEETINYYKNQLESVIGRKTKNWVDINLFGHQLTFVLTENFDFQFPFYSLDDEELPSFHFGVILESDEWENTYDRINSQWMFDTVVKKTFFEDKNGEQNTFIVQDPNGYYIEFKTFRRKDEMFI
- a CDS encoding S41 family peptidase; translated protein: MKFKGILLLVVGLILNKSIAQNLIRNPQISPDASTIAFSYYGDIWVYNVNSKLSKRLTINKGYDSNPIWNLNGTKLAFASNRKGNTNVFTTTLQGGIPKQLTYYPTSNTPTDWTKAGDVVFTTKRVYAGPEWDQQIYEVNENGGTPERFLTAYGSDAVIAPNGLVAYVKGACRVAREDYSGSAQRDIWIFNPKTKNYIQITTSNKNDHNPAWDSNNNLYYLGAESGRYNIYKQKVSADGNTSGNPEQLTSLKVDGVRSFSVSKSGAIVYTSGIETFLLKDGKTTKLSIDVISDNLFAEESVSTMRNGANDFAISPNGKKIALNIAGEMFVKHNDKEKKHANNVTKDYHRDNGAGWLDDKTAIYLSDKDGSFQIYSVRSADDKVGLERSLKLEHNKLTKEKEDVAYFVVSPDRKKIAYGVGRGKLIVADIKDGKIENREVFIDSWTDASGLSWSPDSEYIAYSLEDLNFDSEIFIHSVKDKSKQMNVSMHPRSDTSPVWSQDGKKLAFLSNRSGLNYDVWMVWLQKEDWEKTKTDRDQGDYYIAEEPKKDKKEGKDAKKKDKKPAKKKITVTIDEDRLYERLVQVTSLSDNEYSMAFSADSKNIYFSATDPSTKRRNLYKVKWDGTAPKIVKGASGFFNLSFQNGKLYFTSRGVLKELNTKSDKITSLPHTAIVKKNVLKEREQIFDEGIRALTAGFYDPNFHGYDWKSLVKKYKPWVLAATTHEDYTYMFNLLLGQLNASHMGYRGFAPRNESEKIGLLGLEVKNVSNGVKVEYVLSNSVADKIKSKLNVGDVITSVNGTKIDSKTNFYSLLKNTINNEILLTLASGKEVVLRPQRTLNTLQYEEWIESRKKLVEKYSNGQLGYIHIRGMSMPSFERFERELKASGYGKKGIVIDVRYNGGGWTTDRLMAVLNVKQHAYTIPRGAAKSLKDHKKFTGNYPFNERAILSVNTKPVVALCNENSYSNAEIFSHAFKNLGLGKLVGQPTFGAVISTGGQSLQNGYIRMPFRAWFVKASGKNMENEAPAVPDYLIKNAPGWKERGEDAQLKKAVEVLLQDIN